One Microtus pennsylvanicus isolate mMicPen1 chromosome 3, mMicPen1.hap1, whole genome shotgun sequence DNA window includes the following coding sequences:
- the Tmem215 gene encoding transmembrane protein 215, producing the protein MRPDDINPRTGLVVALVSVFLVFGFMFTVSGMKGETLGNIPLLAIGPAICLPGIAAIALARKTEGCTKWPENELLWVRKLPCFRKPKDKEVVELLRTPSDLESGKGSSDELAKKAGLRGKLLPQGPGEVPMASSITTPTPTEEAECQSLVQSGRQEETSRYLDGYCPSGSSLAYSALDVKGSADRPEPEDSIFFVPQDSIIVCSYKQNSPYDRYCCYINQSQGRWDHETIV; encoded by the coding sequence ATGCGGCCTGATGACATAAATCCGAGGACTGGGCTGGTGGTGGCCCTGGTCAGTGTTTTTCTGGTCTTTGGCTTCATGTTCACTGTCTCTGGCATGAAGGGGGAAACTCTGGGGAACATCCCTCTGTTGGCCATCGGGCCAGCCATCTGCCTACCAGGCATCGCAGCCATTGCCCTGGCCAGGAAAACCGAGGGATGCACCAAGTGGCCTGAGAATGAGCTACTCTGGGTCCGCAAGTTACCCTGTTTCCGGAAACCCAAGGACAAGGAAGTGGTGGAACTGCTGAGGACCCCGTCAGACCTGGAATCCGGCAAGGGGAGCTCAGATGAACTGGCTAAGAAGGCAGGCCTCAGAGGGAAGCTGCTCCCACAGGGGCCAGGTGAGGTGCCTATGGCCAGCTCCAttaccacccccacccctacagAGGAAGCAGAATGCCAGAGTCTAGTCCAGAGTGGGCGTCAGGAGGAAACGTCCAGATATCTGGATGGCTACTGCCCCTCGGGCAGTTCCCTCGCCTACAGTGCCTTGGATGTCAAGGGCTCAGCTGACCGCCCTGAGCCCGAGGACAGCATCTTCTTTGTACCCCAGGACAGTATCATCGTCTGCTCCTACAAGCAGAACAGCCCTTATGACAGATACTGTTGCTACATCAATCAGAGCCAAGGCAGGTGGGACCACGAGACAATAGTCTGA